One segment of Candidatus Micropelagos thuwalensis DNA contains the following:
- the purS gene encoding phosphoribosylformylglycinamidine synthase subunit PurS, protein MKATVKITLKHGVLDPQGKAIEKSLGQLGFSGVNEVRQGKLIELDIDADTPEAAEKQITEMCEKLLANTVIENYDIQLNLAD, encoded by the coding sequence ATGAAGGCGACAGTTAAAATCACTTTGAAACATGGCGTATTGGATCCGCAAGGCAAAGCCATAGAAAAATCTCTTGGACAACTTGGTTTCTCGGGCGTTAACGAGGTTAGACAAGGCAAGCTTATTGAACTGGATATAGACGCCGATACGCCTGAAGCTGCCGAAAAACAGATCACCGAAATGTGTGAGAAGCTCCTCGCCAATACGGTCATTGAAAATTACGACATTCAATTAAATCTGGCGGATTAG
- the map gene encoding type I methionyl aminopeptidase, with protein sequence MNYIDASRAPLLNNGQIKLHGPEAFDGMRKVGKMAAACIDMLADFTKPGVTTDSLDMLAYEFILDHKAVPAPLNYRGFKKSICTSINHVVCHGIPGDRVLKDGDIMNIDVTLIYEGWHGDHSRMFSLGDVPIRAKKLMDATYDSMMAGLDAIRPGATLGDVGAAIQSHAESQRMAIVRDFCGHGLGQVFHDAPNILHYGMSGEGMELKPGMIFTVEPMLNLGKPGVKILSDGWTAVTRDRSLSAQYEHSVGVTPDGCEIFTESPIGLHQPHKTPSQ encoded by the coding sequence ATGAATTACATAGACGCATCCCGCGCACCGCTTCTGAATAACGGTCAAATCAAACTTCACGGCCCTGAAGCTTTTGACGGCATGCGTAAAGTCGGGAAAATGGCGGCAGCATGCATAGATATGCTGGCAGACTTCACCAAACCAGGCGTGACAACTGACAGTCTCGATATGCTTGCCTATGAATTTATCCTTGACCATAAGGCCGTACCGGCTCCGTTAAATTATCGTGGCTTCAAAAAATCTATATGTACATCCATTAATCACGTCGTATGCCATGGCATACCGGGTGACCGTGTTCTTAAAGATGGCGATATTATGAATATAGATGTGACGCTGATTTATGAGGGTTGGCACGGCGACCATAGCCGCATGTTCTCCCTAGGGGATGTCCCTATCCGTGCCAAAAAACTGATGGATGCAACTTATGACTCGATGATGGCAGGGTTGGATGCTATTCGCCCCGGCGCTACGCTCGGCGATGTCGGCGCGGCAATTCAATCTCATGCCGAAAGTCAACGCATGGCAATCGTTAGGGACTTTTGTGGTCACGGTTTAGGGCAAGTTTTTCATGACGCCCCAAATATCTTACATTACGGCATGTCTGGTGAGGGGATGGAACTTAAACCCGGCATGATTTTCACTGTTGAGCCGATGCTCAATCTAGGCAAGCCGGGGGTAAAAATACTATCCGATGGATGGACTGCCGTAACCCGAGACCGATCACTTTCAGCGCAATATGAACATTCAGTAGGCGTCACACCGGACGGGTGTGAAATTTTTACCGAATCCCCTATAGGACTTCATCAACCCCATAAAACACCATCTCAATAA
- a CDS encoding enoyl-CoA hydratase/isomerase family protein: protein MSEENEVFCRLEAPLGRLTLNRPSALHALNFVMCKLMIDALLAWRSDDAVKAIWIDHQPETRGFCAGGDIRMLSESGQSDGVEACAFFRLEYQLNHLLKTYPKPVIAVMDGVTMGGGVGISVHGAFRIATENTVFAMPETGIALMPDVGGGWFLPRLDGELGAWLAMTGNRLKAADSFAAGIATHFVTTDQIDAARAFITEGLSADKNTADLLDEIHQDPGAPVQLNKETRTTIDACFASNRAEEIVAKLEDEKSKLGDDSWAAKQLATLATKSPQSVKVALMQIRLGGAMSDFADNMAMEYAAVSRIVMDAEFHEGVRAVILDKDNDPKWRYASIADVPDADIDAVFDPLPADQAWAPLDM from the coding sequence ATGTCTGAAGAAAATGAAGTGTTTTGCCGCCTTGAAGCGCCTCTGGGTCGCTTAACACTTAACCGGCCGAGTGCCTTACATGCTCTGAATTTCGTCATGTGTAAGCTTATGATTGACGCATTGCTGGCGTGGCGATCAGATGACGCGGTCAAAGCTATATGGATTGACCACCAACCTGAAACCCGCGGCTTTTGCGCAGGCGGCGACATTAGAATGCTCTCTGAAAGTGGTCAAAGCGACGGTGTTGAGGCCTGCGCCTTCTTCCGCCTCGAATATCAGCTTAATCATTTGCTCAAGACCTATCCCAAGCCCGTCATAGCTGTGATGGACGGTGTGACAATGGGTGGGGGTGTCGGGATTTCAGTTCATGGCGCTTTTCGCATCGCTACCGAGAACACGGTTTTCGCTATGCCAGAAACCGGTATTGCTCTTATGCCCGATGTAGGCGGTGGTTGGTTTCTGCCACGCCTAGACGGAGAGCTTGGTGCATGGCTCGCAATGACCGGCAACAGATTAAAAGCTGCGGATAGTTTTGCGGCTGGCATTGCAACGCATTTTGTCACCACCGACCAAATAGATGCCGCACGTGCGTTTATTACCGAGGGTCTTTCGGCAGACAAAAACACCGCCGATTTGCTGGATGAAATACATCAGGATCCTGGCGCGCCCGTGCAACTCAATAAAGAGACGCGCACCACGATAGATGCTTGCTTTGCCTCTAACCGCGCCGAAGAAATAGTTGCAAAGTTGGAAGATGAGAAATCCAAACTCGGAGATGATTCATGGGCAGCTAAACAGCTTGCCACTTTGGCAACAAAGTCGCCACAATCTGTCAAGGTCGCGTTAATGCAAATTCGTTTGGGCGGCGCGATGTCTGACTTCGCCGATAATATGGCGATGGAATATGCCGCCGTCTCGCGAATCGTCATGGACGCAGAATTTCATGAGGGTGTCCGCGCAGTTATTTTGGACAAAGACAATGACCCGAAATGGCGTTATGCCAGCATCGCTGATGTGCCGGATGCCGATATTGATGCCGTATTCGACCCACTGCCTGCTGACCAGGCATGGGCACCACTTGATATGTAA
- the purL gene encoding phosphoribosylformylglycinamidine synthase subunit PurL — MNDDMTPLETAHINDTEITPEIVAEHGLKPNEYEKIVAHMGRTPNMTELGVFSVMWSEHCSYKSSRKWLKKLPVSGPQVIQGPGENAGVIDIGDGDAAVFKMESHNHPSFIEPYQGAATGVGGIMRDVFTMGARPVANMNALRFGDPSHPKTRHLVAGVVHGIGGYGNCIGVPTVGGEVNFDSCYNGNILVNAMCVGLARTDKIFYAAATGIGAPVVYVGSKTGRDGIHGATMASAEFDDASEEKRPTVQVGDPFTEKLLLEACQELMASDAIIAIQDMGAAGLTSSSVEMADKGGVGIVLDLDKVPCRETHMTGYEMLLSESQERMLMVLKPGREPEAEAIFLRWGLDFAVVGSLTDTGRMVVHHEGRMIADMPLEPLADGAPEYDRPFTPTPLAPQIDASHADDTNITDALKTLMGCSEIASRRWIYEQYDSMVMGDTLAGPGGDAALVRVHGTQKALAISTDVTPRYCLAQPVEGGKQAVAEAYRNISATGATPLAITNCLNFGNPERPEIMGQFVECLEGMGAACEALDFPVVSGNVSLYNETNGQGINPTPAIGGVGLIEDLEKAVGNAFSQADRYIFVLGKTEGHLGCSLYQRFVLQDEAVYAPPSVNLELERKHGQFVRDLIDAGIVDAVHDVSDGGLLVALAEMCLPHNLGCHIEDDNTAGFWFGEDQGRYVIVGADADKILAEANASGLALNYLGKTGGSELTIAERIHISVKELRAIHENWLPDYMKTV; from the coding sequence ATGAACGACGATATGACCCCGCTTGAAACCGCGCATATTAACGACACGGAAATCACGCCTGAAATTGTTGCAGAGCATGGGCTAAAACCCAATGAATATGAAAAAATCGTTGCCCATATGGGTCGTACGCCCAATATGACAGAACTTGGCGTTTTCTCGGTGATGTGGTCGGAGCATTGCTCATATAAATCTTCACGCAAATGGTTGAAAAAACTCCCTGTTTCAGGGCCACAGGTTATTCAAGGGCCGGGTGAAAATGCCGGTGTTATTGATATTGGTGATGGCGACGCGGCGGTCTTTAAAATGGAAAGCCATAATCACCCCTCATTCATCGAACCCTATCAGGGTGCAGCAACGGGTGTTGGCGGCATTATGCGCGATGTTTTCACTATGGGCGCGCGTCCAGTCGCTAATATGAATGCCCTGCGCTTTGGCGACCCAAGCCATCCCAAGACCCGACATTTGGTCGCTGGCGTTGTTCACGGTATTGGCGGTTACGGCAACTGCATCGGCGTCCCGACAGTTGGCGGTGAGGTCAATTTTGACAGCTGTTATAATGGTAATATTCTCGTTAATGCCATGTGCGTTGGCCTCGCCCGCACGGATAAAATTTTCTATGCCGCCGCCACAGGTATTGGCGCGCCGGTAGTATATGTCGGCTCCAAAACCGGACGCGACGGCATTCACGGCGCGACCATGGCCTCTGCAGAATTTGATGATGCGTCAGAAGAAAAACGCCCGACTGTTCAGGTAGGCGATCCGTTTACTGAAAAGTTGTTACTGGAAGCTTGTCAGGAACTTATGGCATCCGACGCCATTATCGCCATTCAGGATATGGGTGCCGCGGGGCTGACCTCCTCCTCTGTTGAAATGGCTGATAAAGGCGGTGTCGGTATTGTTCTCGACCTTGATAAAGTGCCGTGCCGTGAAACACATATGACGGGCTATGAAATGCTTCTGTCCGAGAGTCAGGAACGCATGTTAATGGTTCTTAAGCCAGGCAGAGAGCCAGAAGCTGAGGCTATCTTCTTGCGTTGGGGGTTGGATTTTGCAGTTGTGGGTTCACTCACAGACACCGGTCGCATGGTGGTGCATCATGAAGGCAGGATGATTGCAGATATGCCGCTTGAACCTCTCGCAGATGGTGCACCTGAATATGACCGCCCCTTTACGCCGACCCCTCTTGCGCCTCAGATAGACGCATCGCATGCGGATGATACAAATATTACAGATGCCTTAAAAACCTTGATGGGATGTAGCGAAATTGCTTCGCGCCGATGGATTTATGAGCAATATGACAGCATGGTTATGGGCGACACATTGGCTGGCCCGGGCGGTGATGCCGCGCTGGTGCGTGTGCATGGAACACAAAAAGCCCTAGCTATCTCCACCGATGTAACACCGCGCTATTGCCTCGCACAGCCTGTTGAGGGCGGCAAGCAGGCTGTTGCCGAAGCTTATCGTAATATCAGCGCAACAGGCGCAACACCGCTAGCTATCACGAACTGCTTGAACTTTGGCAATCCTGAGCGTCCTGAAATAATGGGTCAATTTGTAGAATGTCTTGAAGGTATGGGTGCCGCATGTGAAGCGTTGGACTTTCCCGTCGTTTCAGGCAACGTCTCGCTCTATAACGAAACCAATGGTCAGGGCATAAACCCGACCCCCGCGATTGGCGGCGTAGGTTTAATTGAAGATTTAGAAAAAGCCGTCGGCAACGCCTTCTCACAAGCTGACAGGTATATTTTTGTACTCGGAAAAACCGAAGGGCACCTTGGCTGTTCTCTTTATCAGCGTTTTGTTTTGCAAGATGAAGCCGTCTATGCACCGCCATCAGTTAACCTCGAGCTTGAGCGCAAACACGGTCAATTTGTCCGCGATTTAATTGATGCCGGCATTGTTGATGCAGTCCATGATGTTTCAGATGGTGGCCTTTTGGTGGCGCTCGCGGAAATGTGCCTGCCGCATAATTTGGGGTGTCATATTGAAGATGACAATACGGCAGGCTTTTGGTTTGGCGAAGATCAAGGGCGATATGTAATAGTTGGCGCGGATGCGGATAAAATACTCGCGGAAGCAAACGCAAGCGGTCTGGCTCTTAATTATCTTGGAAAAACTGGCGGCTCAGAATTGACAATCGCTGAACGCATACACATATCTGTTAAAGAGTTGCGTGCCATCCATGAAAACTGGTTGCCAGACTATATGAAAACTGTGTAG
- the purQ gene encoding phosphoribosylformylglycinamidine synthase subunit PurQ translates to MQASVIVFPGSNCDRDVAICLEAATGKKPNMVWHGDSDLPDSDVIVLPGGFSYGDYLRCGSMAANSPIMKEVVLKAQKGAAVLGICNGFQVLTECGLLPGVLMRNAALNFVCRNTRLIVDNNTTPFTGLYQQGEEVIIPVAHNEGNYFADDETLNELSGEGRIVLSYAPDDNPNGACRNIAGICDSSGLVLGMMPHPERRAEAALGGEDGKRMFTGLVEALS, encoded by the coding sequence ATGCAAGCGTCAGTCATCGTATTTCCCGGCTCAAATTGCGACCGCGATGTTGCCATCTGCCTTGAAGCAGCAACAGGTAAAAAACCGAATATGGTCTGGCACGGTGATAGCGATTTGCCTGACAGCGATGTGATTGTCCTCCCCGGCGGATTTTCTTACGGCGATTATCTTCGTTGCGGCTCCATGGCAGCGAACAGCCCGATTATGAAGGAAGTCGTTTTAAAAGCTCAAAAAGGCGCTGCAGTACTAGGTATTTGCAACGGGTTTCAGGTGTTAACCGAATGTGGCTTATTGCCAGGTGTTTTAATGCGAAATGCCGCCCTAAATTTTGTTTGCCGTAACACGCGATTAATTGTTGATAATAACACAACGCCTTTCACTGGACTCTATCAACAAGGCGAAGAAGTAATCATTCCCGTGGCACATAATGAGGGCAATTACTTTGCCGATGATGAGACGCTTAACGAACTCTCCGGTGAGGGGCGGATTGTTCTCTCATACGCACCAGATGACAATCCAAATGGTGCGTGCAGAAACATCGCTGGTATATGCGATTCATCAGGTCTTGTACTGGGCATGATGCCCCACCCCGAGCGCCGCGCCGAAGCAGCACTGGGCGGTGAAGACGGTAAACGAATGTTCACAGGTCTGGTAGAGGCACTCTCATGA
- a CDS encoding JAB domain-containing protein: protein MVESAAKKIGQSRIIGRQALKSWDDLVLYCRTAMAEKQIEEFRALFLDRQNQLIADEILSTGTVDYTPIYPREVMKRALTLSASAMIIVHNHPSGDPTPSKADIQMTKQLDEISKSLGIVLHDHLIIARGSEYSFKSEGLL, encoded by the coding sequence ATTGTAGAGAGTGCAGCCAAAAAAATCGGACAAAGTCGAATTATAGGGCGGCAAGCTCTTAAATCATGGGATGACCTAGTTCTTTATTGCCGAACTGCCATGGCTGAAAAACAAATTGAGGAATTTCGTGCTCTATTTCTTGACCGACAAAACCAGCTTATCGCTGATGAGATTTTAAGCACTGGAACAGTTGATTACACACCTATTTATCCACGAGAAGTAATGAAACGGGCTTTAACCCTATCTGCTTCAGCAATGATAATTGTGCATAATCACCCTAGCGGAGACCCCACACCGTCTAAAGCAGATATCCAAATGACCAAACAGCTTGATGAGATCAGTAAGAGCCTAGGAATAGTCCTTCACGACCATTTGATTATTGCGCGAGGCAGTGAGTACAGTTTTAAATCTGAGGGGCTTTTGTAG
- a CDS encoding acyl-CoA dehydrogenase family protein has protein sequence MVFALTEEQGMIRDMAQNFADEKIQPFANEWDAEKHFPVDMMREGAELGFGGIYSPEECGGTGLSRLDAVLIFEQLSRACPSTAAFISIHNMVTWMLTSFGSDLLKEKYGADMTAMNLIGSYCLTEPGAGSDAGSLSTKAVKDGETYKLTGTKQFISGAGASDLYLVMARTGGDGAGGVSAFLLEKDTPGLSFGANEKKMGWNSQPTRQVIMDEAEVPAENLIGQEGDGFKFAMMGLDGGRLNIAACSLGGAQAALEQSLDYVKERSQFGQAIADFQATQFKLADMETELQAARLMLYNAAARLDAKDVDATKWCAMAKKHVTDAAFDVTNQALQLHGGYGYLSEYNIERILRDLRVHQILEGTNEIMRVIISRTLLK, from the coding sequence ATGGTTTTTGCATTAACTGAAGAACAGGGAATGATCCGCGATATGGCGCAAAATTTCGCGGATGAAAAAATCCAGCCTTTTGCAAATGAGTGGGATGCGGAAAAGCACTTCCCCGTCGACATGATGCGCGAAGGCGCAGAGCTTGGCTTTGGTGGCATTTATTCACCAGAGGAATGCGGCGGGACCGGACTTTCGCGGCTTGATGCTGTGTTGATCTTCGAACAGCTCAGCCGCGCCTGCCCATCAACAGCAGCCTTTATCTCTATTCACAATATGGTGACATGGATGCTGACGAGTTTCGGCTCCGACCTCCTGAAAGAAAAATACGGTGCGGATATGACCGCCATGAATTTAATCGGCAGCTATTGCTTAACTGAACCAGGTGCCGGATCCGATGCGGGAAGTTTGTCCACCAAGGCGGTAAAAGATGGCGAGACCTACAAATTGACCGGCACTAAGCAATTCATTTCCGGCGCAGGTGCCTCAGATTTATATCTGGTTATGGCGCGCACAGGTGGCGACGGTGCTGGCGGTGTCTCTGCTTTCCTGCTTGAGAAGGATACACCGGGGCTATCTTTTGGCGCCAATGAGAAAAAAATGGGCTGGAACAGCCAACCAACACGTCAGGTTATTATGGATGAAGCTGAAGTACCTGCCGAAAACCTTATCGGGCAGGAAGGTGACGGCTTTAAATTCGCCATGATGGGGCTTGATGGCGGACGTCTTAACATCGCTGCATGTTCCTTAGGCGGCGCACAAGCTGCATTGGAGCAAAGTTTAGACTATGTGAAAGAACGCTCTCAATTCGGTCAAGCCATTGCAGATTTTCAAGCCACACAATTTAAACTTGCCGATATGGAAACCGAGCTTCAGGCCGCGCGACTGATGCTCTATAACGCTGCCGCACGCCTTGATGCAAAAGATGTAGACGCGACTAAATGGTGCGCCATGGCCAAAAAGCATGTCACGGATGCCGCCTTTGATGTGACCAATCAAGCCCTGCAACTGCATGGGGGATATGGGTATCTGTCTGAATATAATATCGAACGCATATTGAGGGATTTGCGGGTTCATCAAATTCTTGAAGGCACGAATGAAATCATGCGCGTCATTATTTCAAGAACTCTTCTAAAATAG
- the mmsB gene encoding 3-hydroxyisobutyrate dehydrogenase, producing the protein MTTVAFIGLGNMGSGMASNQAKAGRQVLAFDLSPDAVARAVENGCEAATSAADAISRADIVLTMLPAGKHVCGLYEAEVLPNAKSGALLIDCSTIDVESAKTVANMCQEAGFNSADAPVSGGTAAADAGTLAFMVGCKEENFTSVQEALEPMSKATLLAGSFGAGQAAKICNNMLLAITMIGTCETFKMAEKLGLNAQNFFDISSQASGQNWSMTSYCPVPGPVPAAPSNRDYQPGFAGAMMLKDLKLALESAEASGANIPFGSHAAEMYQAFCDNGGDVKDFSGIIETL; encoded by the coding sequence ATGACAACTGTAGCTTTTATTGGATTAGGAAATATGGGTTCAGGCATGGCCTCTAATCAGGCCAAAGCCGGACGCCAAGTTTTGGCATTTGACCTCTCCCCAGACGCTGTGGCCCGTGCTGTTGAAAATGGTTGTGAAGCAGCCACCAGTGCGGCAGACGCTATTTCACGAGCCGATATCGTTCTCACCATGCTCCCAGCTGGAAAGCATGTATGTGGCCTTTACGAAGCTGAAGTCTTACCCAACGCCAAAAGCGGGGCTCTGTTAATAGATTGTTCTACGATTGATGTTGAAAGCGCTAAAACAGTCGCCAATATGTGCCAGGAAGCGGGCTTTAATTCAGCTGATGCGCCTGTTTCAGGTGGCACAGCGGCGGCAGATGCTGGCACGCTGGCATTTATGGTTGGGTGCAAGGAAGAAAATTTCACTTCTGTGCAAGAAGCGCTAGAGCCCATGTCAAAAGCGACATTGCTTGCAGGCAGTTTCGGTGCAGGTCAGGCAGCTAAAATCTGCAATAATATGTTGCTGGCAATCACCATGATTGGTACCTGTGAAACTTTTAAAATGGCTGAAAAACTTGGCCTCAATGCGCAAAACTTTTTTGACATTTCATCTCAAGCCTCCGGTCAGAACTGGTCAATGACAAGTTATTGCCCAGTCCCCGGCCCCGTACCGGCAGCACCTTCCAACCGGGACTATCAACCTGGCTTTGCAGGTGCCATGATGCTCAAAGACCTAAAACTTGCACTTGAGTCAGCTGAAGCCAGCGGAGCCAATATTCCGTTTGGCAGCCACGCCGCCGAAATGTATCAGGCCTTTTGTGACAATGGCGGCGATGTCAAAGATTTCTCCGGCATTATCGAAACACTTTAA
- the purC gene encoding phosphoribosylaminoimidazolesuccinocarboxamide synthase has translation MSQRKKLYEGKAKILYQGPEPGTIIQHFKDDATAFNAQKHEVIEGKGVLNNRISEHIFIQLDNLGIPTHFIKALNMREQLVQEVDVIPIEVVVRNFAAGSLVKRLGLEEGTHLPRTLVEYYYKDDELGDPMISEDHITTFGWATPQEIEEISGLALRINDFMCGMFSAVGIRLVDFKLEFGRVWEEEAMRIVLADEISPDNCRLWDVKTGDKLDKDRFRQDLGGLLNAYQEVAARLGLITRESQGGTSGPVLIKN, from the coding sequence ATGTCCCAAAGAAAAAAACTTTATGAAGGCAAAGCCAAGATACTCTATCAAGGCCCGGAGCCGGGGACGATTATTCAGCATTTCAAGGATGATGCCACTGCTTTCAATGCCCAAAAACATGAGGTGATTGAAGGTAAAGGCGTCCTTAACAATCGTATTTCAGAACATATTTTCATCCAGCTCGATAATCTGGGTATCCCGACCCATTTTATTAAAGCCCTCAACATGCGCGAACAGCTCGTGCAAGAAGTCGATGTCATTCCGATTGAGGTTGTGGTGCGTAATTTTGCGGCTGGTTCATTGGTAAAGCGACTCGGCCTTGAGGAAGGTACGCACCTCCCCCGGACATTGGTTGAATATTATTACAAGGATGATGAACTTGGTGATCCCATGATTTCTGAGGATCACATCACCACTTTCGGTTGGGCTACACCGCAGGAAATTGAAGAAATTTCAGGTCTTGCCCTACGCATTAATGATTTTATGTGCGGTATGTTCAGCGCTGTCGGGATCCGCCTAGTAGATTTTAAACTCGAATTCGGGCGGGTGTGGGAAGAAGAAGCCATGCGTATTGTATTGGCGGATGAAATTAGCCCGGATAATTGCCGCCTATGGGATGTCAAAACAGGCGACAAGCTTGATAAAGACCGTTTCCGTCAGGATTTAGGTGGTCTTTTAAATGCCTATCAGGAAGTCGCAGCGCGACTCGGCTTGATTACACGCGAAAGTCAAGGCGGGACATCAGGGCCTGTGCTTATCAAAAATTAG
- the purB gene encoding adenylosuccinate lyase — translation MIPRYARPEMVNIWEPETRFSIWLDIETHAMDAMADLGIVPAEAAKAVREKGAFDVNRIDEIEREVKHDVIAFLTSLAEHVGEEARFVHQGMTSSDVLDTCFNVQLTRASDILLADLDALLAALKTRAMEHKMTPCIGRSHGIHAEPTTFGLKLAQAYAEFERCKTRLLAAREEIAVCAISGAVGTFANIDPAVEAHVAKAMGLSVEPISTQVIPRDRHAMFFATLGVIASTMERLAVEIRHLQRTEVLEAEEYFSPGQKGSSAMPHKRNPVLTENLTGLARLVRGMALPAMENVALWHERDISHSSVERMIGPDATITLDFALARLTGVVEKLVVYPDRMQKNLDLLGGLVHSQRVLLALTQAGTSREDAYRIVQQNAMPVWRGEGQFLEFLKADKEVTLSDEELEALFNLDYHFKHVDDIFARVFD, via the coding sequence ATGATTCCGCGTTACGCACGACCAGAAATGGTCAATATCTGGGAGCCAGAAACCCGCTTTTCAATCTGGTTGGACATTGAAACTCACGCCATGGACGCCATGGCAGATTTAGGAATTGTCCCAGCCGAAGCCGCCAAGGCTGTCCGGGAAAAGGGTGCATTTGACGTTAACCGCATTGACGAGATCGAGCGCGAAGTTAAACACGATGTCATTGCTTTTCTCACCAGCCTCGCTGAGCATGTCGGAGAGGAAGCGCGCTTTGTCCATCAAGGCATGACATCTTCAGATGTGCTGGATACATGCTTTAACGTTCAACTGACGCGTGCTTCAGACATTCTGCTCGCCGATCTGGATGCCCTTCTTGCAGCGCTTAAAACCAGAGCAATGGAACATAAAATGACGCCTTGTATTGGGCGTAGTCACGGTATCCATGCTGAACCGACAACTTTTGGCCTCAAATTAGCACAGGCTTATGCCGAATTTGAAAGATGCAAAACCCGCCTCCTTGCCGCACGAGAAGAAATTGCGGTTTGTGCGATATCCGGCGCGGTTGGGACATTTGCCAATATTGACCCTGCAGTTGAGGCCCATGTCGCCAAAGCTATGGGACTATCTGTTGAACCAATCTCAACACAGGTTATTCCTCGGGACAGACACGCCATGTTTTTCGCCACGCTCGGGGTTATCGCATCCACTATGGAACGCCTTGCCGTTGAAATTCGCCATCTGCAGAGAACTGAAGTGTTGGAAGCAGAAGAATACTTTTCCCCCGGGCAAAAAGGGTCTTCCGCTATGCCGCATAAGCGTAACCCTGTCCTGACCGAAAATCTGACAGGCCTAGCGCGTCTGGTGCGCGGCATGGCACTTCCTGCAATGGAAAATGTTGCCCTTTGGCATGAAAGAGATATTTCACATTCCTCCGTGGAGCGCATGATTGGACCGGATGCCACCATTACATTGGATTTTGCATTAGCGCGGCTAACAGGTGTGGTTGAAAAACTGGTTGTCTATCCTGACCGTATGCAGAAAAATCTTGATTTGTTGGGTGGTCTCGTCCATTCCCAGCGCGTTTTACTGGCGCTAACGCAAGCTGGGACAAGCCGTGAGGATGCTTATCGCATTGTACAACAAAACGCCATGCCAGTCTGGCGGGGCGAGGGTCAATTTCTAGAATTTTTGAAGGCAGATAAAGAGGTCACGCTAAGCGATGAAGAATTGGAAGCTCTTTTCAACCTAGATTATCACTTCAAGCATGTAGACGATATTTTTGCACGGGTTTTTGACTAA
- a CDS encoding enoyl-CoA hydratase-related protein, which produces MADFKTLTFEQKGRIAEVTLNRPDSLNALNSEVMAEVAEVFETIDKTDSIAVSILTGAGRAFAAGADIKEMQPKSFNDMFELNFFAGWDRFAACRKPVIAAVNGFALGGGCELALMCDIVLVSDKAKFGQPEIKLGVTPGMGGSQRLTKAVGKAKAMDMILTGRMVEAEEAEQCGMASRVVPHDDLMTVAAEVAGTIASYSIPSLMAAKEMVAASLELSTAEGIRFERRLFHALFSTDDQKEGMQAFIEKRDPEFKDK; this is translated from the coding sequence ATGGCAGATTTTAAAACACTAACTTTCGAACAAAAGGGCCGTATTGCCGAGGTGACTCTTAACCGCCCGGACAGCTTAAACGCACTTAACAGTGAAGTAATGGCTGAAGTTGCCGAAGTCTTTGAGACCATCGACAAAACCGATAGCATCGCCGTGAGTATACTGACCGGCGCAGGCCGAGCCTTCGCAGCAGGTGCAGATATCAAAGAAATGCAGCCGAAAAGCTTTAACGATATGTTTGAGCTTAATTTCTTCGCAGGATGGGACAGGTTTGCCGCATGCCGCAAGCCAGTGATTGCGGCGGTTAACGGCTTTGCGTTGGGCGGCGGCTGTGAATTGGCGCTAATGTGCGATATCGTGCTTGTTTCCGACAAAGCTAAATTTGGTCAGCCAGAAATTAAACTCGGCGTAACCCCCGGCATGGGCGGCTCACAACGCCTTACCAAAGCTGTCGGTAAAGCCAAAGCTATGGACATGATTCTCACCGGCCGCATGGTTGAAGCTGAAGAAGCTGAGCAATGTGGAATGGCAAGTCGCGTCGTGCCACATGACGATCTGATGACTGTCGCGGCTGAAGTTGCCGGAACAATTGCCTCTTACTCTATTCCGTCACTCATGGCAGCGAAAGAAATGGTTGCGGCCTCGTTGGAACTATCTACTGCAGAAGGTATCCGTTTTGAGCGTCGCCTGTTTCATGCGTTGTTCTCAACTGACGATCAAAAAGAGGGCATGCAAGCCTTTATCGAAAAACGCGACCCCGAATTCAAAGATAAGTAA